The region GGTGCGGCAAGCCATTTCCGTGTTCAAGAAGCGCGGCAGCGCGCACGAGCGCAGCATCCGCCGCTTCGAGATCAGCCCGCAGGGCATCCGCATCGGCCCGGCCCTGGCCGGCTTTCACGGCATCCTGTCGGGCTTGCCCACCATCGGCGGCACGCCCTTCCCCTAGGAACTGCCATGGAGCAGCGCATCCTGATTTACGCGCCTGGCGGCCAGGACGCCGCCCTGGCCGCCAGGGTACTCGCCGGCCAAGCCATCGCCAGCCACGCCTGCCGCTCCGCCGGCGAGCTGGCCGAGCAGCTGGCGCTGGGCGCCGGCGGCGTGCTGACGGTGGACGAGGCCTTGCACACAGGCGCCTACGCCGTGCTCGACGCCTACGCCCGCCAGCAGCCGGACTGGTCCGACCTGCCCATCACCCTGCTGACGCACGCGGGACTCGATTCGCTGCCCTTGCAACAAGCCGTCGCCACCCTGGGCAACCTGACCCTGCTGGAACGCCCCGTGCACATACTGACACTGATCACCTCGGCCCATGCCATGCTGCGCGCGCGCCAGCGCCAGTACCAGGTGCGCGAGACGCAGCGGCGCAAAGACGAATTTCTTGCCAGCCTAGGACATGAACTGCGCAATCCGCTGGCGCCCATCAAGACTTCGGTGGCCCTGCTCAAGCATCTGTACCCGGCATCGGAGCAGATCGGCAAAGTGAGCGGCGTGATCGAGCGCCAGGTGACACACCTGACGCGGCTGGTGGATGACTTGCTCAACGTGGCGCGCATCACCAGCGGCAAGGTACTGCTGCAGCGCGAGAATATTGAATTACAACAAGTGCTCGACCATGTGATGGAACTGTGTCAGGCCGCCGCCGACAGCCGGCACATCAGCATCACGCAGGCGTTGCCGCCGCTGCCCATCACGCTGCACGCCGACTATGCCAGGGTGGTGCAGATCTTTGCCAATCTGGTGTTGAATGCCGTGAAGTTTACGCCGGACGGCGGGCACATCCACATCACGGTGCGCCTGGCACAGGGCCTGCTGCAGGTGATGATCGAAGACAATGGCATCGGTATCGAACCGGACGCCATCGCGCGCATCTTTTCCATGTTCGAACAGGGGCGCACGGTGGAAGGCCAGATGGCCAGCGGCCTGGGTATCGGCCTGAGCCTGGCGCGTCAATTTGCCGAAATGCATGGCGGCGGCATCGACGCCTACAGCGACGGCCCCGGCCGTGGCAGCCGCTTCATCGTCACCTTGCCGGCCAGCGCCGGCGACGCCCCGGCCGTCATGCCGCCGGCTGCCGTCCAGGAGTCCCCCACCGGCGCAAGCGAGCCCGTGCAAGTACTGGTGGTGGACGACAACCTCGATGCGGCCGATTCCTTGCAAAGCCTGTTCCAGCTCGAAGGCTATGCCGCCAAGGTCGCGTATGGCGGCGTGCAGGCGCTGGCGGCCGTCGAGATGGCGTGGCCACAACTGGTGGTGATGGACCTGGGCATGCCGGACATGGACGGTTATGAAGCGGCGCGCCAGATACGCCAGCGTGCGCAAGGGCGCGACGTACTGCTGATCGCCCTGACGGGCTGGGGCCAGGTTGAAGCCCGCGCTCGGACCGAGCAAGCGGGCTTCGACCACCACCTGACGAAACCGGTGGATTTCGACGCCATTGCCGCCCTGCTCCGCGCACACCTCGCGCGGCAGGCAGGGACAGCTACGCAGACGCAATAGCGCTTATTTCCACTTGCCGCGCAATTCCTGCACCTTCTGTTGCAGCAACTCTGGCGTGGCGGCCTCGGGCGCCACGGGCATGCCGACGGCCAGCGACAAACGCGAGCGCAAGCCCGCCTTGAAGGCGCGCTCGAACAAATGGCCGTTGCGATGGCTCAACAGATGCCCCCACAAGCCGCGCAGCGCCAGCGGAATCACGGGCACCTTGCTGCGCTCGACTATCTTCGCAATGCCGCCCTTGAATTCGCTGATCTGGCCGGTGCGCGTCAGCTTGCCTTCCGGGAAGATGCAAACAAGCTCGCCCTCATGCAGCGCTTGCGCGATATCAATGAACGCTTTTTCCATCAGGAAAGGATCTTCCTTGGCCGGCGCGATGGGAATCGCCTTGGCCGTACGGAAAATCCAGCCCATCAGCGGCATTTTGAAGATGCGGTGGTCCATGACGAAACGGATGGGGCGGGGGCTGGCCGCCATGATGACGATGGCGTCCACATAGCTGACGTGGTTGCACACCAGCACGGCCGCCCCTTCCGTGGGGATACGCTCGCCATCGACCACTTTGACCCTGTGCACGGTCTGGATCAATATCCACGCCAGGAAACGCATGAGGAATTCCGGCACCAGCGAGAAGATGTAGGCGGCCACCAGCGCATTCAGGATGGCTGTGACGAGGAACAGCTGCGGAATCGTGAACCCTTGTCCCAGCAGCACGATGGCCACGCCGGCCGCCGCCACCATGAACAGCGCGTTCAGGATATTCATGCCGGCGATCGTGCGCGAAATGTGTTTCGGGTCGCAGCGCGTCTGGATCAGCGCGAACAGGGGCACGATGAAAAAGCCGCCGAAGACGCCGATCATGACGATGTCGATCAGAATGCGCGGTACGCCCGCCTGGCTGACAAACGCCAGCGCGTCGACCACTTGCGTATTCGCATACGCATTGCTGGCAAAATACAGGTCGATGCCGAACAGCGACAGGCCGATGGAGCCGAACGGCACCAGGCCGATTTCGATCTTGTGACCGGACAGGCGTTCGCACAGCAGCGAACCCGTGCCGATGCCGACGGAAAACACGGTCAGCAGCAGCACGAACACGCTATGGTCGCCATGCAGGAAATCCTTCGAATACACGGGGAACTGGGCCAGGATCAGGGCGCCGTAAAACCAGAACCAGGAGTTGCCCAGCATGGCCAGGAAGACGGGACGGTTTTTGCGTGAAAAATTCAGGTTGCGGAACGATTCGGCGACGAAATTCAAACTCACCTTCAAGTCCGGCTCGGGCGCCGGCGTGCGCGGCACGCGGTAGCTGGCGAGCAGGCCGAACACGGCCACGGCGATGGTCGCGCCGGCCACCAGTTCCACGCCCAGCGGCTTGTGCACGATCAGCACGGCGCCGAGGATTTCGCCCAACAAAATGCCGACAAACGTCCCCATCTCGATCAGGCCATTGCCACCGACCAATTCCTCGGGTTTCAGCTGCTGCGGCAGGTAGGCATACTTGACGGGGCCGAACAGGGTCGAATGCACGCCCATGCCCACCACGGCGGCCACCAGCAGCCACAGGGTATGCGTCATCCAGCCAGCGGCGGCCACGGCCAT is a window of Janthinobacterium rivuli DNA encoding:
- a CDS encoding hybrid sensor histidine kinase/response regulator is translated as MEQRILIYAPGGQDAALAARVLAGQAIASHACRSAGELAEQLALGAGGVLTVDEALHTGAYAVLDAYARQQPDWSDLPITLLTHAGLDSLPLQQAVATLGNLTLLERPVHILTLITSAHAMLRARQRQYQVRETQRRKDEFLASLGHELRNPLAPIKTSVALLKHLYPASEQIGKVSGVIERQVTHLTRLVDDLLNVARITSGKVLLQRENIELQQVLDHVMELCQAAADSRHISITQALPPLPITLHADYARVVQIFANLVLNAVKFTPDGGHIHITVRLAQGLLQVMIEDNGIGIEPDAIARIFSMFEQGRTVEGQMASGLGIGLSLARQFAEMHGGGIDAYSDGPGRGSRFIVTLPASAGDAPAVMPPAAVQESPTGASEPVQVLVVDDNLDAADSLQSLFQLEGYAAKVAYGGVQALAAVEMAWPQLVVMDLGMPDMDGYEAARQIRQRAQGRDVLLIALTGWGQVEARARTEQAGFDHHLTKPVDFDAIAALLRAHLARQAGTATQTQ
- a CDS encoding MFS transporter produces the protein MSQSSQFSLLSQRRFGPFFWTQFFGAFNDNLFKTALMVILAYDALSWTTLDPSTITNLIPGLFILPYVVFSATAGQLADKFEKAGLARFVKWMELAIMAVAAAGWMTHTLWLLVAAVVGMGVHSTLFGPVKYAYLPQQLKPEELVGGNGLIEMGTFVGILLGEILGAVLIVHKPLGVELVAGATIAVAVFGLLASYRVPRTPAPEPDLKVSLNFVAESFRNLNFSRKNRPVFLAMLGNSWFWFYGALILAQFPVYSKDFLHGDHSVFVLLLTVFSVGIGTGSLLCERLSGHKIEIGLVPFGSIGLSLFGIDLYFASNAYANTQVVDALAFVSQAGVPRILIDIVMIGVFGGFFIVPLFALIQTRCDPKHISRTIAGMNILNALFMVAAAGVAIVLLGQGFTIPQLFLVTAILNALVAAYIFSLVPEFLMRFLAWILIQTVHRVKVVDGERIPTEGAAVLVCNHVSYVDAIVIMAASPRPIRFVMDHRIFKMPLMGWIFRTAKAIPIAPAKEDPFLMEKAFIDIAQALHEGELVCIFPEGKLTRTGQISEFKGGIAKIVERSKVPVIPLALRGLWGHLLSHRNGHLFERAFKAGLRSRLSLAVGMPVAPEAATPELLQQKVQELRGKWK